The Verrucomicrobiia bacterium genome has a window encoding:
- a CDS encoding SDR family NAD(P)-dependent oxidoreductase, protein MARFEGKVIVVTGASRGIGQAICEAFGRAGATVVGVARSDLAATGAAVTGTGGKFIALNADLGQGTQAEARALVAQVLAQAGRVDGLVNNAGIIRRAPAVDFSEADWNDVLRTNLNAPFFLSQAVAKWWVTGGREKSPADARLKIVNVASLLSFQGGITVPAYAASKHGIAGVTKALANEWARERINVNAVAPGYIATENTRALREDPVRNKAIQDRIPEGRWGSPADIAGGIVFLSSPEADYLNGTILNIDGGWLAR, encoded by the coding sequence ATGGCACGTTTCGAAGGCAAAGTCATCGTGGTGACCGGCGCCAGCCGGGGCATCGGGCAGGCAATTTGCGAGGCGTTTGGCCGGGCTGGCGCCACCGTGGTTGGCGTGGCCCGCAGCGATCTGGCGGCGACCGGCGCGGCCGTGACCGGCACCGGCGGCAAATTCATCGCGCTGAATGCGGACCTCGGCCAGGGCACGCAGGCTGAAGCCAGGGCGCTCGTCGCGCAGGTGCTGGCGCAGGCCGGTCGCGTGGACGGTCTGGTGAACAACGCCGGCATCATCCGCCGCGCGCCGGCGGTGGATTTTTCCGAAGCCGACTGGAATGACGTCCTCCGCACCAATCTGAATGCGCCCTTCTTTTTGTCGCAAGCGGTGGCGAAGTGGTGGGTCACGGGGGGGCGGGAAAAATCCCCGGCGGACGCGCGGCTGAAGATCGTGAACGTCGCGTCGCTGTTGTCATTCCAGGGCGGCATCACCGTGCCCGCCTACGCGGCGAGCAAGCACGGCATCGCGGGTGTGACCAAGGCGCTTGCCAACGAATGGGCCCGGGAACGCATCAACGTGAACGCCGTGGCGCCCGGCTACATTGCGACCGAGAACACCAGGGCGTTGCGCGAAGATCCCGTGCGCAACAAGGCCATTCAAGACCGCATCCCCGAGGGCCGTTGGGGATCGCCCGCCGACATCGCGGGCGGCATCGTCTTCCTGAGCTCCCCGGAAGCCGACTATTTGAACGGCACGATCCTGAACATCGACGGAGGCTGGCTTGCACGCTGA
- a CDS encoding helix-turn-helix domain-containing protein, whose translation MPTSFVRGETNGSGAGGVLQAESPVSAPVVKTAPERSKRRARMGDPVSAPSVENNHRTLIDALVTSKIYQDYERAFTEATGLPVALRPVESWQLPHHGKRGESPFCAMVAEKSKSCAVCLQVQEKLLDAATQEPATVACEVGMCDTAVPVRLGDKVVGFLQTGQVFRRRPTEAQFKKVLGLTKEWGLEVSPAELREAFFGTRVVSSRQHESVVKLLSIFAQHLSILSNQLVVQQENSEPPVIRRAKEFINEHQTEDLTLGQVAKAVNTSTFYFCKMFKKATGINFTDYLSRVRIEKSKNLLLNPNLRVSEIAFEVGFQSLTHFNRVFKKVLGQSPTEYRAKVLGI comes from the coding sequence ATGCCAACAAGTTTTGTCAGGGGCGAAACGAACGGCAGCGGTGCTGGCGGTGTCCTGCAAGCTGAATCTCCGGTTAGCGCGCCGGTGGTCAAAACCGCCCCGGAGCGCTCCAAGCGTCGGGCGCGGATGGGAGACCCGGTGTCGGCTCCTTCAGTGGAGAACAATCACCGCACGCTGATCGATGCGTTGGTGACCTCCAAAATTTACCAGGATTACGAACGCGCGTTCACCGAGGCCACAGGCTTGCCGGTGGCGTTGCGTCCCGTCGAGTCGTGGCAGCTGCCGCATCACGGGAAGCGGGGCGAAAGCCCGTTTTGCGCGATGGTGGCCGAGAAAAGCAAATCGTGCGCGGTGTGCCTGCAGGTTCAGGAAAAGCTGCTGGACGCCGCAACGCAGGAGCCGGCCACCGTGGCGTGCGAGGTCGGCATGTGCGACACGGCGGTGCCGGTGCGCCTGGGCGACAAGGTGGTGGGGTTTCTCCAGACGGGCCAGGTGTTCCGCCGACGTCCAACCGAGGCGCAGTTCAAGAAGGTGCTGGGCCTGACCAAGGAATGGGGCCTTGAAGTCAGCCCGGCGGAACTCCGCGAAGCCTTCTTCGGCACGCGCGTTGTTTCATCGCGGCAGCACGAGTCCGTGGTCAAACTGCTCAGCATCTTTGCGCAGCATCTCTCCATCCTGAGCAACCAGCTCGTCGTGCAGCAGGAAAATTCCGAGCCGCCGGTCATCCGCCGCGCCAAGGAGTTCATCAACGAACATCAGACCGAGGACCTCACGCTCGGCCAGGTGGCGAAGGCGGTGAACACGAGCACGTTTTACTTTTGCAAGATGTTCAAGAAGGCCACGGGCATCAATTTCACCGACTACCTGTCGCGCGTGCGGATCGAGAAATCGAAGAACCTGCTGCTCAATCCAAATCTGCGCGTCAGTGAAATTGCGTTCGAAGTCGGCTTCCAGTCGCTCACGCATTTCAACCGCGTGTTCAAGAAGGTGCTCGGCCAGTCGCCCACGGAGTATCGCGCCAAGGTGCTCGGCATTTGA
- a CDS encoding MFS transporter, producing MHAEQSTPIGKYRWRICALLFFATTINYMDRSILGVLAPTLQYKVFNWTDKDYALINISFMVAYALGMLTIGALIDKLGTKIGYTLSIAAWSIFGMLHAAIRPVFGLLGFCVARFGLGLGESGNFPAAIKSVGEWFPKKERALATGIFNAGSNVGAILAPLVIPLIVWPDGTHWQYAFLTTGFFSALWVIIWLKAYQAPERHKHLSAAELAYINSDSETKTTGKKISWAKLLPHRQTWAFACAKITDAVWWFYLFWGGKFLYDQFGLNIKSLALPLITIYLLADIGSVGGGWLSSHFIKRGWAVSRARKTTLFICALCILPVMFSTQLGTKFNVDARFFERLQTAKFTTEHIETVDGRPVQRKVEQSVPAEIQAAMHSLDKKSFKSAKEFTGAAAEVLGATGLASNQTVLLELAAGRFEVTDDFISRGEKALPADISGAVHALHGKVYSSQEAFLEALSSAIGKARVGKMESALISSARSDNLYWIAVLLIALAAGSHQAWSANIFTLVSDVFPKKAIASVTGIGGMVGAVASIIANFTLGEVLASSGPSGYFFAFLVSGSAYMILLGVVHLLMPKMRPLDENLNPIQS from the coding sequence TTGCACGCTGAACAATCAACACCAATTGGAAAATACCGCTGGCGCATTTGTGCATTGCTGTTTTTTGCCACAACCATCAACTACATGGATCGCAGCATTCTCGGAGTGCTCGCGCCTACCTTGCAATACAAAGTCTTCAATTGGACAGACAAAGACTATGCGTTGATAAACATTTCCTTCATGGTCGCCTACGCTCTTGGAATGCTGACCATAGGGGCGCTGATCGACAAACTCGGCACGAAGATTGGTTACACACTTTCCATTGCGGCTTGGAGTATCTTTGGGATGCTGCACGCGGCCATTCGTCCGGTGTTTGGTTTGTTAGGGTTTTGCGTGGCTCGGTTTGGTCTTGGACTGGGTGAATCGGGCAACTTTCCGGCGGCGATCAAATCCGTGGGCGAATGGTTTCCCAAAAAAGAGCGAGCTTTGGCCACGGGAATCTTCAATGCCGGCTCCAATGTGGGGGCCATTCTCGCTCCATTGGTAATCCCTCTGATCGTCTGGCCCGATGGCACTCATTGGCAATACGCGTTCTTGACGACCGGCTTTTTTAGCGCGTTATGGGTCATAATTTGGCTTAAGGCTTACCAAGCACCGGAGCGACACAAGCACCTTTCTGCGGCGGAACTTGCCTACATTAACAGCGATTCTGAAACCAAGACGACTGGCAAAAAGATATCTTGGGCAAAACTGCTGCCTCACCGCCAAACTTGGGCATTCGCATGTGCGAAGATCACTGACGCAGTGTGGTGGTTCTATTTGTTTTGGGGGGGGAAGTTTTTGTATGACCAGTTCGGGCTGAATATTAAGAGTCTCGCCTTGCCATTGATCACCATTTACCTGCTTGCTGACATTGGCAGCGTGGGTGGAGGTTGGTTATCCTCGCACTTTATCAAGCGCGGTTGGGCGGTAAGTCGGGCACGCAAAACGACCCTTTTTATTTGCGCCTTGTGCATCTTGCCGGTCATGTTCAGCACGCAGTTGGGCACGAAGTTTAATGTCGATGCACGGTTTTTTGAACGGCTTCAAACTGCCAAATTCACGACGGAACATATCGAAACTGTTGATGGCCGTCCGGTGCAAAGAAAAGTCGAACAAAGCGTGCCTGCTGAAATACAAGCCGCAATGCACTCGCTCGACAAAAAGAGCTTCAAATCGGCCAAGGAGTTTACGGGCGCCGCCGCAGAGGTTTTGGGTGCGACTGGTCTTGCCTCCAACCAAACGGTGTTGCTGGAGCTGGCAGCTGGTCGATTTGAAGTGACTGATGATTTTATTTCTCGTGGTGAGAAAGCGCTGCCAGCAGACATATCAGGAGCTGTTCACGCTTTGCATGGTAAAGTATACTCTTCTCAGGAGGCCTTCTTGGAAGCGCTGTCTTCGGCGATTGGCAAGGCTCGTGTAGGCAAGATGGAATCGGCGCTGATCTCGAGCGCCCGATCCGATAACCTTTACTGGATTGCTGTCTTGCTTATTGCTTTGGCTGCCGGAAGTCATCAAGCGTGGTCGGCCAACATCTTCACTCTTGTTTCGGACGTGTTTCCGAAGAAGGCGATAGCATCAGTGACCGGCATTGGCGGTATGGTTGGCGCAGTTGCTTCGATCATTGCCAATTTCACGTTGGGCGAAGTCTTAGCTTCAAGCGGTCCAAGTGGTTACTTCTTTGCTTTTCTAGTTTCCGGTTCGGCCTACATGATACTTTTGGGAGTCGTTCACTTGTTGATGCCGAAAATGAGGCCCTTGGACGAGAACCTAAATCCAATTCAAAGTTAG